In Janthinobacterium sp. B9-8, the genomic stretch GCACTTCCGGCTCTGCGCCTTTCAATGCAATCGCCCACTGCTCTAGCTGAACGTCTTCCACAATCCGCATCAAGGCTGTTTCGGTCTGACGCGACAAGATAAAGAAGTCGTACATACGGCTTTCGATTTCTGCCACCAGATCTGCATCATGGGCGCGCAATAGCTCGATCATTTGCTGCTTATTGCCCGAGTAGCGATTAATAATGTCGGCGGTTTGCTGCATACCCGCCACTTCGGTACTTTGAGTATGCAAATTATCCAAGCAGCGATTCACCAGCTCTTCCAGCTCAAGCAGCAACTCGCGATCCACTTCTTTTAGGCGGGCAATACCAACCAGCACATGATCTTGCGTCGCCACCGGCAGCGCTTCAATCACTTGGCCTGCCAAGTTAGGTGGCAGAAAAGCTAAAAACACCGCCTGCATGCGCACATGCTCGTGGCTAATTCGGTCCGCCAGCCACTGCGGGGAAACCCATTGCAGCCGCGCCATTTTCGGGCGAATCTCGTCGCCATAAATACTATTGAGCACGCTATTGGCAATATCGCCGCCTAAGGCCAAATCCAAAGAGCGCTGTAAAAACGAGCGCGAAGCACCGTGTACGCCACTTTGCTCGCGGTATTCATCAAAAAATTTCTGAATCGATACCTTTACCGTATCGACCTTAATGCCACTCATGCGCGACATCACCTGCGTGACGGCCAGCAATTCTTCACGCCCTAGGCAGCGCAACACATTGGCAGCAGGCTCTTCGCCCATGCTCAATAAAACAATGGCTGCCTGCTCAACCGGCGTCATTGCGGTTTCGGGCTGATTATTGATTGCGTCCATCTTTTTGCACCCATTGTTTAACGACTTCGGCAACGCGTTCCGGCTCTTTAGCGGCCAGCTCTTTCAAGTGATCGACCAGCACATCAACGGATGAGCCCGCCGGAGGAAGATCATAATTTTCTAGTAAAGGCACCACCGGCATTGCCGAGCTGTGGGCTGTTGTAGATTTGGCATGGCCTTCTGCAGCAAGCGTAGCGGAGCTGGCTGGCGTGATATCAAGCTCGCTTGGCGGTGCGGCTAGGCTCAAGGGAGTAGCAGGCTTGGCGGTCCATTCTTTAAGCAGCTTAAATACCGGTCGCACCAAAAATAAGAACGCCAGCAAAAGACCAAGCACATAAGCCAAGGCACTAATGGCATCGTAAATGGTGCTGCGCTCTTGCCACCAAGGCATCGCCACCGGGCGGGCCGTAAACGGCAGGGCAGAAACCATGAGCTGATCGCCCCGCTCGCTATCGATCCCCAAACCATTACATAAAATCTTTTCAATATTGGCAATTTGCGCTGGCGTCCAACCGGTTTTTACCGAAGGAGCTGCTGCATTACTCAAGACCACCGCCACATTTAAGCGACGCAGTGCGCCACGGGCTTTTTTAGTGCTGGTAATACTCTTGTCGTAAGCATACTGACGAGTCATCGCATTTTTCTTAAAGCGGCTATCGTCAGTTTCAGGATTGGCAGGCGCAGCATTAACAGGGCGATTGCTTAATGAACCAGGAATACCAATCGCGCTTTTCTCACTGGTTTGCTCGTCACGCGTGGCCTCACTGGTGATTTTTGGCTGCTCACCATATTGCTCACGCGTCTCTTCTACCTGATCGTTATCAACATCGGCGGTGACGCTCACCTTGAAATGATCAGCGCCTAACACCGGATCAAGCAGATCACGAATGCTGCGTAATGTTTCTTCGCGGTAGCGGCTGGCGCTATCGTTTTCATTGCCTGAAAAACCAGCAGCACCAGCCTCAAGACGCGCAGATAAAAGACTACCCGCCTCATCCACCAAAGTG encodes the following:
- the fliF gene encoding flagellar basal-body MS-ring/collar protein FliF, with the protein product MFAQLKTGFENLRLKNIERSSNPASFIKLVLPIIVLAIAISVLLMLYLWHDDSNYKPIFGNTEKIAAADMMAVLDAEHIKYRLHPQSGQVLVENADLGRVRMLLAAKGVVAKLPAGLELLDKNDPLGVSQFVQDVRFRRGLEGELVQSILALEPIANARVHLSIARSSSFVDSGIDKSSASVIVALKRGQKLNQEQIAAIVNLVAGSVSSLSPQKVTLVDEAGSLLSARLEAGAAGFSGNENDSASRYREETLRSIRDLLDPVLGADHFKVSVTADVDNDQVEETREQYGEQPKITSEATRDEQTSEKSAIGIPGSLSNRPVNAAPANPETDDSRFKKNAMTRQYAYDKSITSTKKARGALRRLNVAVVLSNAAAPSVKTGWTPAQIANIEKILCNGLGIDSERGDQLMVSALPFTARPVAMPWWQERSTIYDAISALAYVLGLLLAFLFLVRPVFKLLKEWTAKPATPLSLAAPPSELDITPASSATLAAEGHAKSTTAHSSAMPVVPLLENYDLPPAGSSVDVLVDHLKELAAKEPERVAEVVKQWVQKDGRNQ
- a CDS encoding flagellar motor switch protein FliG, giving the protein MDAINNQPETAMTPVEQAAIVLLSMGEEPAANVLRCLGREELLAVTQVMSRMSGIKVDTVKVSIQKFFDEYREQSGVHGASRSFLQRSLDLALGGDIANSVLNSIYGDEIRPKMARLQWVSPQWLADRISHEHVRMQAVFLAFLPPNLAGQVIEALPVATQDHVLVGIARLKEVDRELLLELEELVNRCLDNLHTQSTEVAGMQQTADIINRYSGNKQQMIELLRAHDADLVAEIESRMYDFFILSRQTETALMRIVEDVQLEQWAIALKGAEPEVRQAITQTMPRRQAQSFEDMMRRSGPVPLSRVEEVRKEIMAIVRELASTGEIDLQLFPEAVVE